TATATAAGCCGATTCGGTCCGCACTTTCCGGATAGTCCACATTGAGCTCGTCACGAACCGCAGTCAGTTTCTCCTGATTCCGTCCGACCATGATCAGCGTCGCGCCCAGCGAGGTAAGCTCATGCGCAGTGCAGCGACCAAGGCCACTTCCGGCTCCGGTTACCATCACAACTTTCCCGTCAAACAGGCCCGGTCGAAATACCGAACGGTAGCGGGCACTGACTGATTCATTTACGCGGTCCTTCATATCGTCTCTCCGAATTGGCGATGCGGCCGCCCGGCCTTTGGTGCCGATTGTTCCGTAAAAAAGGAGCTCCGTGAATCGGTTGCAGCTGCAATCATGTTGCTCGATCACAGTCCGAGCTCTTCTCGTAAATTAGTACCTTTAAAGACCTGAAATGCGAGTAATGAATTCCATAGTTTGCAGCGCTTCTCTGCCTTTGTGATAAAGACCTGCTCGCAAGGGATAGTGTGTTGATGTCCACGGAGAATTGACCCACCTGAGGCCGTAGTTTTCATCGAATTTTGACCCACGTGATTGAATGCCCTGCTCAATCTTTGAGCGGGGGCAACAAGGGTGATCACGGTGGGCATACTGGCCAAGATCCGGCGGATGTATTTCCGCGAGAAGGTCCCGCTGCGCGAGATTGCGAGGCGAACGGGCCTGTCCCGAAACACGGTGCGCACGTGGCTGCGGCAGGCCGACGCCACCGAGCCGAAGTACCCGAAGCGCATCAGTCCCAGTGTTATCGATGACTGGGCTGCGCAACTGACGGGCTGGCTACGGGCAGACAGTCACCGACCGAAGCGTGACCGACGCACGGCGCGCTTCATGTTCGAGGCAATCCGTGAACAGGGCTATGCCGGCAGCTACGGCCGTGTCAGTGCATTCGTGCGTCGCTGGCACGAGGAGCAGACCGAAGCGCCGCGCAAGAAGGCCTATGTGCCGCTGGCGTTCGAACCCGGCGAGGCATTCCAGTTCGACTGGAGTTGCGAGTACGCCTTCATCGGCGGTCTGCGACGCCGTCTCGAAGTCGCCCACGTCAAACTGAACGCCAGTCGTGCCTTCTGGCTGATCGCGTATCCCACGCAGAGTCACGAGATGCTGTTCGATGCCCATGCACGCGCATTTGCCGCGTTCGGTGGCGTCCCGCGCCGTGGCATCTACGACAACATGAAGACCGCCGTGGACAAGGTCGGGCGTGGCAAGGAGCGAGCGGTCAACGCGCGTTTCGAAGCGATGTGTGGTCACTACCTGTTCGAGCCAGAGTTCTGCAACCGGGCCGCTGGCTGGGAGAAAGGCATCGTTGAGAAGAACGTTCAGGACCGGCGTCGGCAGATCTGGCACGAGGCCGCACTGCGGCGCTGGGACACGCTGGACATCCTGAACGAATGGGTCGCTGGCCAGTGCCGTCAGGCCTGGCAGATGCGTCACCCACAGTGGCCAGAGCTGACGGTTGAGGATGTGCTCCAGGACGAACGCACGAGGCTGATGCCCAATCCCCGTCCGTTTGATGGCTACGTTGAGCAGACCCTGCGTGTGTCGTCCACCAGCCTCATTCACTTCCAGCGTAACCGTTACAGCGTACCGACCGAGTACACGAACCAGCTTGTGAGCGTGCGTTGCTATCCCGCGTATCTGAGCGTCGTCGTCGACGCCCTTGAGATTGCCCGCCACGAACGCAGCTTCGAGCGGCACATGACCTTCTACGACTGGCGCCACTACATCACGCTTGTGGAACGCAAACCGGGCGCATTACGTAACGGCGCCCCGTTTGCGACGATGCCGCAGCCGTTGCAGCAGCTTCAGCGCTATCTCCTGAAGCACCCGGGCGGCGACCGCGTCATGACGCAGGTGCTGGCGGCTGTACCGGAACACGGGCTTGATGCCGTACTGCTCGCCGTGCAGGCCGCGCTGGATTCAGGCCGTCCAAGCGTTGACCACGTGCTCAACGTTCTGAGCCGGCTCAAGGGACCAGTCGCAAACCAGAACGTCGCCGCAACGAGGCTCCAGCTCGTCGAGGAGCCTGCCGCCGATGTAGATCGTTACGAGAGCCTGCGCACCAACCCACCGGAGGATCGCCATGTCTAACGACGTCACGGCCCAGCTAAAGAGCCTCAAGCTGCATGGCATGGCCAGCAGCTGGCCCGAACTGCTGGCTCAATCGCGCCACACCGAGTTCGAGCCCGAGCGTTTCATGAAGCAGCTTCTGCAGGCAGAAACGGCCGAGCGGCAGGTGCGCTCGATCGCTTACCAGATGACTGCTGCACGATTCCCGGCTCACCGCGACCTGAAGGGCTTCGACTTCTCGGAGGCACGCGTTGATGAAGCGCTGATCC
This region of Paraburkholderia terrae genomic DNA includes:
- the istA gene encoding IS21 family transposase codes for the protein MYFREKVPLREIARRTGLSRNTVRTWLRQADATEPKYPKRISPSVIDDWAAQLTGWLRADSHRPKRDRRTARFMFEAIREQGYAGSYGRVSAFVRRWHEEQTEAPRKKAYVPLAFEPGEAFQFDWSCEYAFIGGLRRRLEVAHVKLNASRAFWLIAYPTQSHEMLFDAHARAFAAFGGVPRRGIYDNMKTAVDKVGRGKERAVNARFEAMCGHYLFEPEFCNRAAGWEKGIVEKNVQDRRRQIWHEAALRRWDTLDILNEWVAGQCRQAWQMRHPQWPELTVEDVLQDERTRLMPNPRPFDGYVEQTLRVSSTSLIHFQRNRYSVPTEYTNQLVSVRCYPAYLSVVVDALEIARHERSFERHMTFYDWRHYITLVERKPGALRNGAPFATMPQPLQQLQRYLLKHPGGDRVMTQVLAAVPEHGLDAVLLAVQAALDSGRPSVDHVLNVLSRLKGPVANQNVAATRLQLVEEPAADVDRYESLRTNPPEDRHV